TGTTCTCGTGCCTCTGCTGGTGCGGCCCCGTCTGGCCGATCCGGAACGGTTTGAGATCGTTGCCGGTCGCAGGCGCTGGTACAGCGTAAAGGTGCTGATCGAAGAAGGTGGCGATGCCGGACCTTTACCCTGCGCGATCATGGAGGCGGGGGATGATGCCGCCGCACTTGAGGCGTCGCTGATTGAAAATATCGCTCGTCTGGACCCCGATGAAGTCACGCAGTGGGATACCTTTACCCGCCTTATCCAGAAGGAGGGACGCACCGTTGACGAGATCGCCCGCACTTTCGGCGTCACCGACCTCCATGTTCGGCGGGTGCTGGCTTTGGGAAATCTTTTGCCCCGTATCAGGGAACTATATCGCAGTGAAGAGATCAATGCGGGTACAGTGCGCCACCTGACCCTGGCAACCAGATCGCAGCAAAAGGACTGGCTGGCTCTGCACGCTGATCCCGATGAACATGCCCCGACCGGCCAGCAGTTAAAGGCCTGGCTGTTCGGCGGTGCGTCCATTCCGGCAAAGTCGGCCCTGTTCGACCTTGCCGGATACAAGGGGCGCATTGTCACCGATCTGTTCGGCGAGGATGGCTATTTTGCCGATACCACTGCTTTTTGGGCCGCGCAGAACGAAGCGATTGCCGCCCGATGCGAAAGCCTTCTTGAAGCTGGCTGGGCAGACGTGGAAGTGCTTGAAGCGGGTACACATTTCCCGTCCTGGGAATACGAAAAAACGCCTAAAGCGAAGGGTGGAAAAGTTTTTATCTCCGTCAGTCACCGCGGGGAGGTGGAAATTCACGAAGGGTATTTGTCGGCGAAAGAGGCGCGACGCAAACGTTCGACTGAGGCGGGGACGACTGAAAGTGAAACGGAAAAGGCTTCGCGCCCCGAAGTAACCAGCACGCTGCAAACCTATATCGACCTGCATCGTCACGCCGCCGCCCGCGCCGTACTTGTCGATCATCCGGCTGTGGCGCTCCGTCTTATGGTCGCCCACGCTATCAATGGATCACCCCTCTGGACGGTCAGGGTTGAGGCGCAAAGCACCCGGAATGAAGCTGTCAGGGATAGCGTGGCAGTCAGCGCAGCCGAGGCACGCTTTGGTGAAAAATGGCAGATGGCGATGGCCCTGCTGGACTTCCCGCCGGATGGTGTAAGCGTGGCGGGCGGTAATAGTGATGAGCACAGGACCGCCGTTATTTTCGCCCGGTTGCTTGGACTGCCGGATGCCGATGTGCTCAGTATTCTGGCCGTTGTCATGGGCGAAACCCTGATGGCGGGCACCGCCCTGGTCGAGGCTGTCGGCAATTATCTCAAGGTGGGTATGAGCGACTTCTGGAAGCCGGACGATGTGTTTTTTGAGCTGATCCGTGACCGTCAGGTGGTCAATGCGATGCTGCGTGAGGTGGGCGGCAGACGGGTGGCAGACGGTAATGTTTCGGAGAAGGTGACGACGCAAAAAGCCATCATCAGTGATTTCCTTTCCGGCACCAATAACCGCAGGAAGGTTGAAGGCTGGACGCCGAAATGGCTGACCTTCCCGGCAGGCAGTTATACTGACCGGCCATTCAGTACGCTCGCCAAATGGAAGATGGCAGAGGTCCGTTTTCGGGGGATAAAGCCATCAGAACCGGTCGCCCTACACACGACGGCGGGCGGTGAAACCGGGCCGGCAATGCCTGCCGCTATCGCCGCAGAGTAACCGGCTGCGAACTACTGTAGCAAGGTTTAAAGCCCCCGCGTCGGCTACGGAGCGGGGGCTTTCGCGTGCGTTCTGTGGTTCCTGGTGTGGCCGATTTCCCGGTCCGTTCGGTGGCGCATCTCGGATTGACATAGACGCGGCGCGGGCCAAATCTCCGGATGTGAATGCGGACTCTTTCTACAGCACAGGCGCAGTCTGTTCGCGCCCGATCCGTTTGCAACAGGTTTTGCCGGTCCGGCGACGACCCTGAAATCGGGCTGTCCGAACGGGGCTGGCCTGCTGAGGATACACCTGCGAAGCGCTCATGAATTGCGGAATTTGCCCGTCCACGCCGTATCTGTTGCGGTAAATCACCGGCGTTCCGGCATGGGTGTTCCTTTGCGTTGTTCTCTGAAGTCCCGTGTCGATAAGCGAAACCTATGGGCGTTCCCCTTGCGGCAAAAACCATCGCGTTCGGACTATTTTCCCCGCCGCATAGTGCGGCTCCTCGCGCTCGCTTCGCTCCAAAATAGCCCTTCGCTCAGGTCCTTCGCGGTGCTTCGGCCCTTCGGGTTATGCCGCACCGGGACGCCCGTCCGGTTCGCACATCGCCGGGGATCGGCTTCGGCGAACAAAGCAAAGGAACACCCCAATGTCTGCAATTGGTTATGTCACCCGCAACACTGAAACCGGCATCTATAAGGGCCAGATCAGAACGCTTTCAATCCGCACCGACATAGAGATTATCCCAAACCGGGCAAAGCAAGCACCCGGACAACCCGATTTCAGGGTCGTCGCCGGACCCGTCGAACTCGGTGCCGGATGGGTCAGGACCGGCGAACGGTCAGGCAAGGATTATGTCTCGCTCGGCATCGCTGCCCCTGAGTTTGGCCCGCGCCGCATCTATGTAAACCTCGGACGGGCCGCCGATCATGACGACGATGATGTGTTTGCGCTGATCTGGAACCCCGCCGACTGATATCGACGTCGCCCCCGCTCCGTAACCGGCGCGGGGGCTTTCCTGCTCAACACGTGGAGAACGAAAAGCGGCCAGGGGGCTTTTCGAGCGTCCCGAACTGCGCCCATCACCGCCATCCTTTTCGCACGAGCGTCGATTTTCGCGCTCGCTGCCGCATATCGCAGGAGAGGATTATATGGATGATGATGTCGAAAGAGCCGCAAGTGCGCGCACCGGCAGTCCGTTTCTGAATACAGCGCAGGCTTCGCATTATATCGGCTTGTCACGCCGTACCCTGGAGAAGATGCGTACCCAGGGCACCGGACCACGCTTTCGTAAGCATGGCCGCTATGTGCGATACCATATCTCTGACCTCGACGAATGGTCACGAGGGGGAGGGCGGGATTCCACGTCGGGGAATGGCCAGAAGGATCAGCGTCTATGATCCGATGGCAGCGAA
This sequence is a window from Asticcacaulis sp.. Protein-coding genes within it:
- a CDS encoding ParB/RepB/Spo0J family partition protein, with product MQLANIAFDKLDISELNMRHGKKVPDVTDILPSVRARGVLVPLLVRPRLADPERFEIVAGRRRWYSVKVLIEEGGDAGPLPCAIMEAGDDAAALEASLIENIARLDPDEVTQWDTFTRLIQKEGRTVDEIARTFGVTDLHVRRVLALGNLLPRIRELYRSEEINAGTVRHLTLATRSQQKDWLALHADPDEHAPTGQQLKAWLFGGASIPAKSALFDLAGYKGRIVTDLFGEDGYFADTTAFWAAQNEAIAARCESLLEAGWADVEVLEAGTHFPSWEYEKTPKAKGGKVFISVSHRGEVEIHEGYLSAKEARRKRSTEAGTTESETEKASRPEVTSTLQTYIDLHRHAAARAVLVDHPAVALRLMVAHAINGSPLWTVRVEAQSTRNEAVRDSVAVSAAEARFGEKWQMAMALLDFPPDGVSVAGGNSDEHRTAVIFARLLGLPDADVLSILAVVMGETLMAGTALVEAVGNYLKVGMSDFWKPDDVFFELIRDRQVVNAMLREVGGRRVADGNVSEKVTTQKAIISDFLSGTNNRRKVEGWTPKWLTFPAGSYTDRPFSTLAKWKMAEVRFRGIKPSEPVALHTTAGGETGPAMPAAIAAE
- a CDS encoding DUF736 domain-containing protein, which gives rise to MSAIGYVTRNTETGIYKGQIRTLSIRTDIEIIPNRAKQAPGQPDFRVVAGPVELGAGWVRTGERSGKDYVSLGIAAPEFGPRRIYVNLGRAADHDDDDVFALIWNPAD
- a CDS encoding helix-turn-helix domain-containing protein, whose amino-acid sequence is MDDDVERAASARTGSPFLNTAQASHYIGLSRRTLEKMRTQGTGPRFRKHGRYVRYHISDLDEWSRGGGRDSTSGNGQKDQRL